The following proteins come from a genomic window of Pseudomonas putida:
- a CDS encoding aldo/keto reductase: MSLPTLHKFHRPLGSTGLKVSPLGLGTVKLGRDQGVKYPTGFTIPGDEDARLLLAQARELGINLIDTAPAYGHSEERLGPLLRGQRDEWVIVSKVGEEFEEGLSHFDFSAAHTRRSVERSLRRLETDRIELVLVHSDGNDLAILEQQEVYQTLAELKQEGKILGFGLSGKTVAGGLKALEQGDCAMVTYNLNEQAERPVLDYAAEHGKAILVKKALASGHICLAPGVDPVQASFELLFAHPGVSSAIVGTINPLHLAHNVATVARILGQH, translated from the coding sequence ATGAGCCTGCCAACCCTGCACAAATTCCATCGCCCGCTGGGCAGCACCGGCCTCAAGGTCTCGCCACTGGGCCTCGGCACGGTCAAGCTGGGTCGCGATCAGGGCGTGAAGTACCCCACGGGCTTCACTATCCCCGGCGATGAAGACGCCCGCCTGTTACTGGCTCAGGCCCGCGAGCTTGGCATCAACCTGATCGACACCGCCCCGGCCTATGGCCACAGCGAAGAACGCCTGGGCCCGCTGCTGCGCGGCCAACGTGATGAATGGGTAATCGTCAGCAAGGTCGGTGAAGAGTTCGAGGAAGGCCTGTCGCATTTCGATTTCAGCGCCGCCCACACTCGCCGCTCGGTGGAGCGCAGCCTGCGCCGGCTCGAAACCGACCGCATCGAACTGGTGCTGGTGCATTCCGATGGCAACGACCTGGCCATTCTAGAACAGCAGGAGGTCTACCAGACCTTGGCCGAACTCAAGCAGGAGGGCAAGATCCTCGGTTTCGGGCTGTCCGGCAAGACCGTCGCCGGCGGTCTGAAAGCGCTGGAGCAAGGCGACTGCGCCATGGTCACCTACAACCTCAACGAACAGGCAGAACGCCCGGTGCTGGACTACGCTGCCGAACACGGCAAGGCCATCCTGGTAAAGAAGGCCTTGGCGAGCGGGCACATCTGCCTGGCCCCGGGTGTCGACCCGGTGCAGGCCAGCTTCGAGCTGCTGTTCGCCCACCCGGGCGTCAGCAGTGCTATTGTCGGCACCATCAACCCGTTGCACCTGGCCCACAATGTGGCCACCGTCGCCCGCATCCTGGGCCAGCATTGA
- a CDS encoding multidrug DMT transporter: MNAYTYLAIAICAEVIATASMKAVKGLSTPLPLLLMVVGYGIAFWMLTLVVRSIPVGIAYAIWSGLGIVLISVAALVIYGQKLDMPAMLGMAMIVGGVVVIQLFSKTAGH; encoded by the coding sequence ATGAATGCCTATACCTACCTCGCCATTGCCATCTGCGCCGAAGTCATCGCCACCGCCTCGATGAAGGCGGTGAAAGGCCTGAGCACGCCGTTGCCACTGCTGCTGATGGTGGTTGGCTATGGCATTGCGTTCTGGATGCTGACGCTGGTGGTACGCAGCATTCCGGTGGGGATTGCCTATGCCATCTGGTCGGGCCTGGGGATTGTGCTGATCAGTGTGGCGGCGCTGGTGATCTATGGGCAGAAGCTGGATATGCCGGCGATGCTTGGCATGGCCATGATCGTGGGTGGCGTGGTGGTGATTCAGCTGTTTTCGAAGACGGCTGGGCATTGA
- a CDS encoding LysR family transcriptional regulator: MAEQWNLEQLRTFLRVAELRSFSAVAREQHKAQSAISSAIALLETDLGVTLFERSSGRQPKLTENGSALLEDARELLRQCERLDGRALALMRGQEALLRVAQDEAMPYQPVIDSLDELASRYPFLEVQLASGAQGDVARKLVERRADLGLFFLHESIPASLERRALGSVEMVTVCAAGHPLAGEGRVTRQQLARHRQLLITPQQSGYPGGEAISPQVWRADSFYAMAELLMRGLGWAWLPRHVVQYPTYQAHMVELDSDWRPPALVAELAWRRDEPLGPAAQWLAERFAVHLRAIG, from the coding sequence ATGGCCGAGCAGTGGAATCTTGAACAATTGCGTACCTTTCTGCGCGTTGCAGAACTGCGCTCGTTCTCCGCGGTGGCACGTGAGCAGCACAAAGCCCAGTCGGCGATCAGCAGCGCCATCGCGCTGCTCGAAACAGACCTAGGGGTCACCCTGTTCGAGCGCAGCAGCGGCCGGCAACCGAAACTGACTGAAAATGGCAGCGCCTTGCTGGAAGACGCCCGCGAATTGTTACGCCAGTGCGAACGCCTGGATGGCCGCGCCCTGGCCCTGATGCGCGGGCAGGAGGCCTTGCTGCGGGTCGCGCAGGACGAAGCCATGCCATATCAGCCGGTGATCGACAGCCTTGACGAACTGGCTAGCCGCTACCCGTTCCTAGAGGTGCAATTGGCCAGTGGAGCCCAGGGCGATGTGGCGCGCAAGCTGGTGGAGCGGCGCGCCGATCTGGGCCTGTTCTTCCTCCACGAAAGCATCCCGGCTTCCTTGGAACGCCGTGCCTTGGGCAGCGTGGAGATGGTCACGGTGTGCGCGGCCGGCCACCCGCTGGCAGGCGAAGGCCGGGTCACCCGCCAACAATTGGCCCGCCACCGGCAGTTGCTGATCACGCCACAACAAAGCGGTTACCCTGGCGGCGAGGCGATCAGCCCGCAGGTATGGCGTGCCGACAGCTTCTACGCCATGGCCGAACTACTGATGCGCGGCCTGGGCTGGGCCTGGTTACCCCGGCATGTGGTGCAGTACCCGACCTACCAGGCGCACATGGTCGAACTGGACAGCGATTGGCGGCCGCCGGCTTTGGTGGCGGAGCTGGCCTGGCGCCGTGATGAGCCTCTGGGCCCGGCCGCGCAGTGGCTGGCCGAGCGCTTTGCAGTGCACCTTCGCGCGATCGGGTAG
- a CDS encoding metal ABC transporter ATPase — protein MARTLIRKNPSNFKTLPLHVEATPEGLIYQSIGMPLNFAQTQQRRKAIQLPDAQHFVVELANLGVSVRLTLHWQNRDYWVLVRQRRQDRGDVVLKLISGYVPAQELNLPLHTAVQEVAEECLLETPEGWLGGRFNDTWLPVPYAAALHYRETPHFVLAPQSGAARPVHCGKLMLLERPRAYVHLPTASLQLIYDMRLQVPRDAKKLSLFHVDERLEGDQLVARLNRKRPDLYLMPLKDGQPLAELYTLKKDELVPASTRGLYLAESFARQEGWVVADERIRWKDWVKQQGLVERTPERASHLQRFGDKARALLERARTSLHK, from the coding sequence GTGGCGCGAACGTTGATCCGCAAGAACCCGAGCAACTTCAAGACACTGCCACTGCATGTCGAGGCCACGCCCGAAGGCTTGATCTACCAAAGCATCGGCATGCCGCTGAACTTTGCCCAGACCCAGCAACGGCGCAAGGCCATCCAGTTACCCGACGCGCAACATTTCGTGGTCGAACTGGCCAACCTGGGCGTGTCAGTGCGCCTCACGCTGCATTGGCAGAACCGCGATTACTGGGTACTGGTGCGTCAGCGCCGACAAGACCGTGGCGATGTGGTGCTGAAACTGATTTCCGGTTATGTGCCGGCGCAGGAGCTGAACCTGCCGCTGCACACCGCTGTACAGGAAGTGGCCGAGGAGTGCCTGCTGGAAACCCCGGAAGGTTGGCTGGGCGGGCGCTTCAACGACACCTGGCTGCCCGTACCCTACGCCGCCGCCCTGCACTACCGCGAAACACCCCACTTCGTGCTGGCGCCCCAGTCCGGTGCCGCACGCCCGGTGCATTGCGGCAAACTGATGCTACTGGAGCGCCCACGGGCCTATGTGCACCTGCCCACCGCTTCGCTACAGCTGATCTATGACATGCGCCTGCAAGTGCCCCGGGACGCCAAGAAACTCAGCTTGTTCCACGTTGACGAACGGCTGGAGGGCGACCAGTTGGTGGCGCGGCTCAACCGCAAACGGCCCGACCTGTACCTGATGCCATTGAAGGACGGCCAGCCACTGGCAGAGCTGTATACGCTGAAAAAGGATGAACTGGTGCCAGCGAGTACGCGTGGGTTGTACCTGGCAGAGAGTTTTGCCCGGCAGGAAGGCTGGGTGGTGGCAGATGAACGGATACGCTGGAAGGATTGGGTGAAGCAGCAGGGTTTGGTGGAACGCACGCCTGAACGGGCGTCGCACTTGCAACGGTTTGGCGACAAGGCACGAGCGCTGCTGGAGCGGGCGCGAACTTCGCTGCACAAGTGA
- the hldE gene encoding bifunctional D-glycero-beta-D-manno-heptose-7-phosphate kinase/D-glycero-beta-D-manno-heptose 1-phosphate adenylyltransferase HldE, which yields MKLSMPRFDQAPVLVVGDVMLDRYWHGGTSRISPEAPVPVVKVDQIEDRPGGAANVALNIAALGAPASLIGVTGQDEAADSLANSLQAAGVRSVFQRIAHQPTIVKLRVMSRHQQLLRIDFEEPFATDPLSLGAEVDGLLEGVKVLVLSDYGKGALKNHQDLIQAARAKRIPVLADPKGKDFSIYRGASLITPNLSEFETIVGRCVDEAELVAKGLQLLQDLDLGALLVTRGEHGMTLLRVGQPALHLPARAREVFDVTGAGDTVISTLAAAIAAGEDLPHAVALANLAAGIVVGKLGTAAISAPELRRAIQREEGSERGVLGLEQLLLAIDDARAHNEKIVFTNGCFDILHAGHVTYLEQARAQGDRLIVAVNDDASVSRLKGPGRPINSVDRRMAVLAGLGAVDWVISFPEGTPENLLSQVKPDVLVKGGDYGIDQVVGADIVKGYGGTVKVLGLVENSSTTAIVEKIRKN from the coding sequence ATGAAGTTGTCCATGCCGCGTTTCGATCAAGCCCCGGTACTGGTGGTCGGCGATGTCATGCTCGACCGCTACTGGCATGGCGGTACTTCGCGTATTTCGCCCGAAGCGCCAGTCCCGGTGGTCAAGGTCGATCAGATCGAGGATCGCCCCGGCGGTGCGGCCAACGTTGCCTTGAACATTGCTGCGCTGGGCGCGCCGGCTTCGCTGATCGGTGTTACCGGCCAAGATGAAGCTGCCGACAGCCTGGCCAACAGTCTGCAGGCTGCCGGTGTCCGTTCGGTATTCCAGCGCATCGCGCATCAGCCGACTATCGTCAAGCTGCGGGTCATGAGCCGTCACCAGCAGCTGCTGCGTATCGATTTCGAAGAGCCGTTCGCCACCGACCCGCTGTCGCTGGGCGCGGAGGTCGATGGCCTGCTCGAAGGCGTCAAGGTGCTGGTGCTGTCCGACTACGGCAAAGGTGCATTGAAGAATCACCAAGACCTGATCCAGGCGGCGCGCGCCAAGCGTATTCCGGTGCTGGCCGACCCCAAGGGCAAGGACTTTTCCATCTACCGTGGCGCCAGCCTGATTACCCCGAACCTCAGCGAATTCGAGACCATTGTCGGCCGTTGCGTCGATGAAGCCGAACTGGTCGCCAAGGGCTTGCAGCTGCTGCAGGACCTGGACCTGGGTGCCTTGCTGGTCACCCGCGGTGAGCATGGCATGACCCTGCTGCGCGTTGGTCAGCCGGCGTTGCACCTGCCAGCACGGGCACGCGAAGTGTTCGATGTGACCGGTGCCGGCGATACCGTCATCTCCACCCTTGCCGCGGCCATTGCCGCAGGTGAGGACCTGCCCCATGCGGTGGCCCTGGCCAATCTGGCGGCGGGCATCGTGGTCGGCAAGCTGGGTACGGCTGCCATCAGCGCCCCTGAACTGCGCCGGGCCATCCAGCGTGAGGAAGGCTCCGAGCGCGGCGTGCTGGGCCTGGAGCAATTGCTGCTGGCCATCGATGACGCGCGGGCGCACAACGAGAAGATTGTCTTTACCAATGGCTGCTTCGACATCCTGCATGCCGGGCATGTCACCTACCTGGAGCAGGCGCGGGCTCAGGGTGATCGCCTGATCGTTGCGGTAAATGACGATGCCTCGGTAAGCCGCCTGAAGGGGCCGGGCCGGCCGATCAACAGTGTTGACCGGCGTATGGCCGTACTGGCCGGTCTGGGCGCAGTGGACTGGGTGATCAGTTTCCCGGAAGGCACCCCGGAAAACCTGCTGAGCCAGGTCAAGCCGGATGTGCTGGTGAAGGGTGGCGACTATGGCATCGACCAGGTGGTGGGCGCTGATATCGTCAAGGGCTATGGCGGCACCGTGAAGGTGCTGGGGCTGGTCGAGAACAGCTCGACCACGGCGATTGTCGAGAAAATTCGCAAGAACTGA
- a CDS encoding FAD-dependent oxidoreductase, translated as MPSAISTDVLIVGAGVAGLWLNARLRRLGYSTVLVERASLGGEQTIKSQGIIHGGTKYALHGALTGASEAIADMPRRWREALAGNGELDLGRTRLLSDAHYLWSPGTLAGNLTSFFASKAVRGRVDQVKGDQLPPALQDRAFKGKVYRLAELVIDVPSLLANLAELAGESLLAGERIEPMREGDALVGLRVDDREIRAQRIVLSAGAGTEGLLQALGLDQPAMQTRPLHMVMAKGPNLKPLYAHCLGGGPKPRVTVTTHPAADGQWVWYLGGDLAEADGVAREPAAQIAAAQKEIASLLPWVDQSLVRWATLRVDRAEPAQSGLVRPDNAFLADQQRLLVGWPTKLALAPDFSDRVISHLERDGIRPQAQADLTDLPRPPLGVPAWEQLLP; from the coding sequence ATGCCATCTGCCATTTCCACTGACGTGCTGATCGTCGGCGCCGGGGTCGCAGGCCTTTGGCTCAATGCCCGCCTGCGCCGCCTGGGCTACTCGACAGTGCTGGTGGAGCGCGCCAGCCTTGGCGGCGAGCAGACCATCAAGTCGCAGGGCATCATCCACGGCGGCACCAAATACGCCCTGCACGGCGCCCTGACCGGCGCCTCGGAAGCCATCGCCGACATGCCGCGCCGCTGGCGCGAGGCCTTGGCCGGCAACGGCGAACTCGACCTCGGGCGTACCCGCCTGCTCTCCGATGCCCACTACCTGTGGTCGCCGGGCACCTTGGCCGGCAACCTCACAAGCTTCTTCGCCAGCAAGGCCGTGCGCGGCCGGGTCGACCAGGTCAAGGGTGACCAGTTGCCACCGGCACTGCAGGACCGCGCGTTCAAGGGCAAGGTGTATCGCCTGGCGGAACTGGTGATCGATGTCCCGAGCCTGCTGGCCAATCTGGCCGAGCTGGCCGGCGAGTCCTTGCTGGCAGGTGAACGCATCGAACCCATGCGTGAAGGTGATGCGTTGGTTGGCCTGCGCGTGGACGACCGGGAAATCCGTGCCCAGCGCATCGTATTGAGCGCCGGAGCCGGCACCGAAGGCTTGCTGCAGGCGCTGGGCCTGGATCAGCCGGCCATGCAAACCCGCCCGCTGCACATGGTCATGGCCAAGGGCCCGAACCTCAAACCTTTGTACGCCCACTGCCTCGGCGGCGGGCCCAAGCCTCGGGTGACGGTGACCACCCATCCGGCAGCCGATGGCCAGTGGGTCTGGTACCTCGGTGGGGACCTGGCCGAAGCCGATGGCGTGGCGCGCGAGCCTGCAGCGCAGATTGCTGCAGCGCAGAAGGAAATCGCCAGCCTGCTGCCATGGGTCGACCAGAGCCTGGTGCGCTGGGCCACACTGCGCGTCGACCGCGCTGAGCCGGCACAATCCGGCCTAGTACGCCCGGACAACGCCTTCCTTGCCGACCAGCAGCGCCTGCTGGTCGGCTGGCCGACCAAGCTGGCACTGGCACCGGACTTCAGCGACCGGGTGATCAGCCACCTGGAGCGCGACGGCATTCGTCCACAAGCACAGGCCGACCTGACCGACCTGCCACGCCCTCCGCTGGGCGTACCGGCCTGGGAGCAACTGCTGCCATGA
- a CDS encoding type I secretion system permease/ATPase, which translates to MADLSDGNANTIESGLVCLITLARYHGVAVSAEQLQHDHAAAGERFSTCTLLRAFQQLGLKARHRSVDPARLQQTPLPAIAVDTRGEYFIIARVEGEKVLVQDPHSRAPQALTFAELVVRWSGELILVRSDAQLPLGLSRFDFTWFIPALVKYRRLFGEVLVVSLVIQILALLTPLFFQVVMDKVLVHRGLTTLDVIALGLLVVVLFETLLSGLRTYVAAHTASRIDVELGAKLFRHLIDLPTAYFHARRVGDSVARVRELENIRSFLTNNSITLVLDVLFSVVFIAVMFLYSGWLTLVVVGSLPFYFLVSLVVTPLLRALIDQSFQRGAENQAFLVEAVNGIDTLKSMAVEPQVTRRWNDQLAAYVSASFKTQNLSSIANESVGLIGKLVTVATLWLGARLVIEGALTVGELIAFNMLAGRVSQPIIRLAQLWTSFQQTGVSIQRLGDILNTRTEVNQGKGTVLPTLVGQIELDRVCFRYRPDGGEVVRDVSLKIAAGEVIGIVGRSGSGKSTLTRLIQRLYSPERGRVLLDGADLAVADVASLRRQIGVVLQDNVLFRRTVRENIALGNPAAPLEEVIAAATLAGAHEFILELPDGYETLIGEHGASLSGGQRQRIAIARALFGNPRILIFDEATSALDYESERIIQQNMARICAQRTVIIIAHRLSAVRHADRIVVMERGQIIEQGTHDELLGYPQGTYAYLHQLQLGAAV; encoded by the coding sequence ATGGCTGATTTATCTGATGGCAATGCCAACACTATTGAAAGTGGGCTGGTGTGTCTTATCACGCTGGCGCGTTACCATGGTGTTGCCGTCTCTGCCGAGCAGTTGCAGCACGATCATGCAGCAGCGGGTGAGCGTTTCTCTACCTGCACACTACTTCGGGCATTTCAGCAACTTGGCCTCAAGGCCAGACACCGCAGCGTCGATCCGGCCCGGCTGCAGCAGACGCCCTTGCCCGCTATTGCAGTGGATACGCGTGGTGAATACTTCATCATCGCGCGCGTGGAGGGCGAGAAGGTTCTGGTGCAGGACCCCCATTCCCGCGCGCCGCAAGCGCTGACCTTCGCGGAACTGGTGGTGCGCTGGTCGGGAGAACTCATTCTGGTTCGCTCCGATGCCCAGTTGCCCCTCGGGCTGTCACGCTTCGACTTTACCTGGTTCATTCCTGCCCTGGTGAAGTACAGGCGGCTATTTGGCGAAGTGCTCGTGGTTTCCCTGGTCATTCAGATACTGGCTTTGCTGACGCCTTTGTTCTTTCAGGTGGTAATGGACAAAGTCCTGGTGCATCGCGGTTTGACCACGCTGGATGTTATCGCCTTGGGTTTATTGGTCGTCGTTCTGTTTGAAACATTGCTGAGTGGGTTGCGTACCTATGTGGCAGCTCATACAGCGTCAAGAATCGATGTCGAACTGGGTGCAAAACTGTTCAGGCATTTGATCGATCTTCCCACCGCCTATTTTCACGCCAGGCGAGTCGGTGACTCGGTTGCCCGAGTGCGAGAACTGGAGAACATCAGAAGTTTCCTGACCAACAACAGCATCACGCTAGTGCTGGATGTGCTGTTCTCGGTGGTCTTCATCGCTGTCATGTTCCTCTATAGCGGATGGTTGACGCTGGTCGTCGTTGGCTCGCTGCCTTTCTATTTTCTCGTATCCTTGGTCGTTACTCCGCTACTGCGGGCGTTGATTGATCAAAGCTTCCAGCGCGGCGCCGAGAACCAGGCCTTTCTGGTCGAGGCGGTCAACGGCATCGACACACTGAAGTCGATGGCCGTGGAACCTCAGGTGACCCGGCGCTGGAATGATCAGTTGGCCGCTTATGTATCTGCCAGTTTCAAGACCCAGAACCTTTCCAGTATCGCCAATGAAAGCGTCGGCCTGATCGGCAAGCTGGTCACGGTAGCCACCTTGTGGCTGGGGGCCCGGCTGGTCATCGAAGGCGCACTCACGGTGGGCGAGCTGATCGCCTTCAACATGCTCGCAGGGCGCGTGTCGCAGCCCATCATCCGCCTGGCCCAACTCTGGACCAGCTTCCAGCAGACAGGGGTATCGATTCAACGCCTGGGTGACATTCTCAACACCCGTACCGAGGTCAACCAAGGCAAGGGCACGGTGCTGCCCACACTTGTCGGGCAGATCGAGCTCGATCGTGTGTGTTTTCGCTATCGGCCGGACGGGGGCGAAGTCGTGCGCGACGTCAGCCTGAAGATCGCCGCCGGAGAAGTGATAGGCATTGTAGGTCGCTCGGGGTCAGGCAAGAGCACGCTGACACGCTTGATTCAGCGGCTGTACTCACCCGAGCGGGGGCGGGTACTGCTCGACGGTGCTGACCTGGCGGTAGCCGATGTGGCGTCACTGCGTCGGCAGATCGGTGTGGTGTTGCAGGACAACGTGCTTTTCCGGCGCACCGTGCGCGAGAACATTGCCCTCGGCAACCCAGCGGCACCGCTTGAAGAAGTGATCGCCGCAGCGACGCTGGCGGGTGCTCACGAGTTCATCCTCGAATTACCGGATGGCTACGAAACCCTGATTGGTGAGCACGGCGCCAGCCTGTCGGGTGGGCAGCGACAGCGCATAGCCATCGCCCGAGCGCTGTTCGGCAACCCACGCATCCTCATTTTCGACGAAGCCACCAGTGCGCTGGACTATGAGTCCGAACGGATCATCCAGCAGAACATGGCGCGGATTTGCGCGCAGCGCACGGTCATCATCATTGCCCATCGGCTCTCGGCAGTACGCCATGCCGACCGCATCGTGGTCATGGAGCGTGGGCAGATCATCGAGCAAGGGACTCATGATGAGCTGCTGGGTTATCCACAGGGCACCTATGCCTACCTGCATCAACTGCAGCTCGGGGCCGCCGTATGA
- a CDS encoding 3-deoxy-D-manno-octulosonic acid transferase: MNRTLYTLLFHLGLPLVALRLYLRARKAPAYGQRIGERFAFKLPAMRQGGIWVHAVSVGESIAAAPMVRALLKAYPELPITLTCMTPTGSERIRAMFADEPRVQHCYLPYDLPWAAGRFLDHVQPKLGIIMETELWPNHIHQCARRGIPVALANARLSERSARGYGRFARLTRPMLAEMSLIAVQTETEAQRFRDLGARPERVQVTGSIKFDLKIDEQLLPRAKALREQWGGGQRPVWIAASTHEGEDALILQAHRQLLQVHGDALLILVPRHPERFNAVHALCSEQFPTVRRSAGTLVDAQTRVLLGDTMGELLFLYALADIAFVGGSLVPTGGHNPLEPAALALPVLMGPHVFNFLEISAMLREAGALQQVDDADGLAGAVRRLVELPQDAQRMGEAGRAVMRANQGALQRLLEGLGALIR, translated from the coding sequence ATGAACAGAACTCTCTATACCTTGTTGTTTCACCTGGGCCTGCCGCTGGTTGCGCTGCGCCTGTACCTGCGCGCGCGCAAGGCGCCGGCCTATGGCCAGCGTATCGGCGAGCGTTTTGCTTTCAAGCTGCCGGCCATGCGCCAGGGTGGCATCTGGGTGCATGCGGTATCGGTGGGCGAGAGCATTGCGGCCGCACCCATGGTGCGTGCCTTGCTCAAGGCTTATCCGGAGCTGCCGATCACACTGACCTGCATGACCCCTACCGGCTCTGAACGCATCCGCGCCATGTTCGCCGACGAACCGCGCGTGCAGCATTGCTACCTGCCCTACGACCTGCCTTGGGCGGCGGGGCGTTTTCTCGATCATGTGCAGCCTAAGCTGGGCATCATCATGGAAACCGAGCTTTGGCCCAACCACATTCACCAGTGTGCCAGGCGCGGCATTCCGGTGGCGCTGGCCAATGCGCGCTTGTCCGAGCGCTCGGCCCGTGGCTATGGGCGCTTTGCCAGGCTTACCCGGCCGATGCTGGCCGAGATGAGCCTGATTGCCGTGCAAACCGAAACCGAGGCCCAGCGCTTCCGTGACCTGGGTGCACGCCCTGAGCGCGTGCAAGTCACCGGTTCGATCAAGTTCGACCTGAAGATCGACGAACAGCTGCTGCCGCGCGCCAAGGCATTGCGTGAACAGTGGGGGGGCGGCCAGCGTCCTGTGTGGATCGCCGCCAGCACCCACGAAGGTGAAGATGCCTTGATCCTGCAGGCGCATCGGCAGTTGTTGCAGGTGCATGGCGATGCCTTGCTGATCCTGGTGCCGCGCCATCCCGAGCGCTTCAATGCAGTGCATGCGCTGTGCAGCGAGCAGTTCCCCACCGTGCGCCGCTCTGCCGGCACGCTGGTCGATGCGCAAACGCGGGTATTGCTGGGCGACACCATGGGCGAACTGCTGTTCCTGTATGCCCTGGCCGACATTGCCTTCGTCGGTGGCAGCCTGGTGCCGACCGGTGGGCACAATCCGTTGGAGCCTGCGGCGCTGGCCTTGCCGGTGCTCATGGGGCCGCATGTGTTCAACTTCCTCGAAATCAGCGCGATGCTGCGCGAGGCGGGTGCGTTGCAGCAGGTGGATGATGCTGACGGGCTGGCCGGCGCGGTGCGCCGTCTGGTGGAACTGCCGCAGGATGCCCAGCGCATGGGCGAGGCGGGCAGGGCGGTGATGCGGGCCAATCAGGGGGCTTTGCAGCGATTGCTCGAGGGTCTGGGGGCCTTGATCCGCTGA